Within Aspergillus oryzae RIB40 DNA, chromosome 2, the genomic segment TGCTCAAGCCAAATACAATGCTTTAGATTACGGTTGCTTCTcctgaagagaaagaagtatTTGGAGAAAAAATACCACAGTTATACAAATCTAGCATGATTCATGATCACAACATCTAAGGCTGACAGAACGGACGACATCTTTGAAACAAATGATATACCTATTACGCCAGGACAAAACAAGTATGAACCCTTCACTGCAAGATCGTAACACATCAGATCGAATTTAATATAATCGACACATTACCAGGTCGGTTGTAAGCAGCCAGGCCCCCCATACTGTACAATTCCCAGTGATTGTCCAGTTACACCTGGATAAGGGTGTATACCGCAATAGCTCATCTATATGCCGCAGGATCATAATGCGTCTGCTCTGACGGGTGACTGTACCCGTCATGTCCATAAGCGCTGAATCGGACACGAGGACGAGTAGGCGTTGGTTGATAATAATCCTGTGCCTCGCCACCATGATGCTGCTCAAGGGTGGAGCTAGCACCATATACAGGCGGGGGCATCGTCTGACCGGCGTAATTACCCGGAGCAGGGATATCATTGTAGACTTCATCTGCGTGATTATTCGAGCGAAAAGCGGGATGTTGTTCCTCGAGTCCACCGTAAGGGCCCATGCCTCCCGACAAAACACTACTGCTGCGATCGTGCATCTTGTAATCGTTCAAGGCCGGGTTGCTGGCCATGGGGTCGTACTCACCCAGACGAGTCTGACGTCTGCGTACGATAACATCGAGGGCGATGGCAGCGATGTACGAGATATTTCCCAAGACAGTGAAGGCGAACAATGCCTTGTATATCCGGCAAACGGTGATACCGGTAGAAGTAGCCCAGTATGTGGCGTTGCAGGTAGTCAGGATCGTATGCGACATGCTCCAGCTCAGTAGACCGAGGGAGATGAGCCAGAGAAGGAGACAGATCGTATTCGATAGGAGTGATAGACGCGGCGAGAGGCCATAGCAACAGTGGGTTATGGTAGTTAGGACGTAAttaagaagggaaaggataaCGGCTATCAGGAGCTAGGGTGTGTTTATATTAGTTACATTTTTTGAAGCTGTGGGCTGTCATGCGAGACTTACGACCAGGAATGCCCAAGGAAGTTTGAAACCACCTTGATGGAGGTTGTAGATGAAGACGGCTAGAATGATACCGACAACCAGAGTGGAAATAAAGCCCACAGCGCGGATGGAATGAAATGGTATTGCAGGGTACGCCGATGGTTTCACGGATCTGGGTTTGGATCGCATGTTGATATCGTTTTGAGTCGGGGTGGTGATGCGCTTGGATCAAGTATTAATCAACCGATATTAATTAATCCTTTGGCTCGTGTGGGGGATAATATGTatggatgttgatatgaTAAACAAAACGGAGATCCACTTGTCGTCAATCAGTGCCACCACACGTGAATGGTGGTTGAATAAAATTTTTGATATCCCTTGAACCAGCAAGAAGGAATATGAATGGAAGTAAATAAGAAAGCGAAAATGCAAATCAAcaaggagagaaaaatagaaaaacCCCAACGAGCGAAAGGCTGTGGGTTGTTGATCCAGACAGGCGTCGCAATGCAAAGCCTCCTCTGTGGCCGATCTTTGGCTCCACTGCGGGTGTTGCtaaagaaagaagccagCCACAAGAATGGAGTCCACTAGTGGCATAGTCAAATACGATGACGATTGTTGCTGAGGTGGTTTTTGCCCCCAGTCATTAAAACGGTCTTCAAGAAGTTAAGTACCTGTATGATTGTTCAGAGTACTGTGCCGGCCTGGGCTAGTTTGTTTTCCGGATAATATGGAACAAATGGATTCTGAACAATCGCcattattttttattttacaCGTGCTATCCAGGGCCACAATCACATGACATGTCAAAACCCCCTTAGGCATCCATTGCAACTGTCCAACTGCCAATCTGCCATCAAACAGTGCAAACTTCTTCCCCGCCTGCCGAGCCATCGGTATTTGGAGACGATTATTCATGAAAATGATGCTtgcttacggagtagtactCATGTCACACTCGTACTAAATTATGATCCAGTCAAAGGTCTAGTTTCAGGTGCTGACCAATCCAATCGTTTTCGTCAATATTAACACAAAAGCCCTCCACGGTATCTCTGTCATTGGTATCAATGATATTATAGCTCGTGATGAGaattctattcttctttttataGCATCAACACATCAATCAATGGCGTCCCTTCTAACTGATACTCTTCCCTGGCATGATGGTGAAATACAAATGCGCAGTTTGCTGCGTATTCCACCTATTATCAACCCCACAGTTCCTTCTCTAAGTTACGGGGCAACTTATTTGCTCTTAAACTCGCCTTTGCTTGCTATCGGTGCCGTTGATCGAGAGGGCCGGCCTTGGTCAACGCTTTGGGGTGGT encodes:
- a CDS encoding uncharacterized protein (predicted protein), yielding MRSKPRSVKPSAYPAIPFHSIRAVGFISTLVVGIILAVFIYNLHQGGFKLPWAFLVLLIAVILSLLNYVLTTITHCCYGLSPRLSLLSNTICLLLWLISLGLLSWSMSHTILTTCNATYWATSTGITVCRIYKALFAFTVLGNISYIAAIALDVIVRRRQTRLGEYDPMASNPALNDYKMHDRSSSVLSGGMGPYGGLEEQHPAFRSNNHADEVYNDIPAPGNYAGQTMPPPVYGASSTLEQHHGGEAQDYYQPTPTRPRVRFSAYGHDGYSHPSEQTHYDPAAYR